TATCCGAGACAAATTTGTGTTTGTTTCTAcacgaaatattaattagaaacgatgaatttaaaatacttattatttttttgtttagtaCAAGTGCTACATTATTGCTATTCACATGGTAAACTATtgtgtattttataaaattaactgAGATcgcatttgaatttttaattttactttatattactaatatttaccaaaatttatatatatatatatataatttacttcAAAAGTATAAGTATTCATAATGTTCGTAGGTGATCCATCGTTATCAAACGAATTAGATAGAGGTTTGATTCCAAAATGTAAACTTGTTCCTGAGGagatttcatttattctctctACTAGGTAATGAttatttgttacttttattttatatgaatataagcATATTTAGCATAAACAGCTCTTAGGGCAAATACGGTAGTTGTATGTCTCCAGCCATTcagaatcaatgtttttttttttttattatgacatcggttttttcaaattcatttcttgtcaaaattttttcatttcctttttcatgCGTTAtcatcaaaataaataaataaataaataaatatatatatatatatatatatatatatatatatgtatacaatagaatagaaattttttgaaagatattacataactataaattaacaattacatatatttttaggGAAAACCGGAATGGTGTTTTTCTTACGCTAGATAGTTTAAAGAAAGGcggaatattacaaaaatctGATCTATCATCGATTCCAGTTATATTCCTTATACATGGTTTCATTTCATCTgcaaataattcaaattacatGGATATGACAAAAGCTTTgttagaaaaagtaagaattcataatgaaaaatatgattatttaaacatttatcaTGAGAAGAATAGtatttttgattaataaattaattattattttaagaatGATTGTATGGTAATCTCGATCGATTGGAGGGACGGCGCTTGTACTCATGAATTTCAAATTCTTAAGTTTATTGGTTATCCTAATGCCGTAAAAAATACACGTGCAGTTGGAAAATATATTGCTGAGTAAGTAAAagtaaacattttatatatatatatatatatatatatatatatatatatatatataatattttttgtccttcgtttcttttcataGTTTTAGCAAGTTACTCATGCAAAAGTATAAAGTGTCACTGGCAAATATACGACTGATCGGGCATAGTTTAGGGGCACAAATAGCAGGTTTTGCAGGGAAAGAATATCAAAAGTTTAAGTTAGGAAAATATCCTGAAATTATTGGGCTTGATCCTGCTGGGCCTTTATTCAAGTCAAATGATTGTTCTGAGAGAATCTGTGAGACAGACGCACATTATGTtcaaattatacatacatcaAACAATTTAGGAACAGAGAGAACTCTTGGTACCGTCGATTTCTATATGAATAACGGATATAATCAACCTGGTTGCTATccttgtatgtatatattaaattatagcCTTTTTAGATGCATATaagaatttaaacaaaaatattcagTCAATTATATTACCCAGTTTGTTATATGATTATAGagttttacaaataattattttcttttgcagCATTTTTTGGAGAAACTTGCTCTCATACGAGAGCCGTGAAATACCTTACCGAGTGTATAAGACATGAATGTTGTTTAATTGGGGTCCCACAGtcaaagtattttatattctttaatattctgctttttttttgtttaatttgttaaagaataaatacgtatattattattattattattattttatgtaataatatattaaaaatttatttgatttttaggAATCCCCAGCCTGTTTCGAAGTGCACAAGAAAAGAGTGCGTTTGCGTTGGATTAAACGCAAAAACATATCCTAAAACTGGCTCATTTTATGTACCGGTTGAAAGTAATGCTCCCTATTGCAataacaaaggaaagaaaatttaattatataaaaaaaaaattattattaacccaAATGCATTTGTTAACGGTAACATGAATAAATTAagatttaagaaataattgtatatatagaatCTCGTCCCGTATAATCGCAAAATATTTAATGGACGATTCTtagcaaatttaaaaaataaaaaaaagttttataaacatataccttatttgattttgtttttgattTATAGCGCTTTTGATTTTCAACAAACcctgttttaattttttaagtgGTATTCGAAATGACTTCCTagcatattaataaaattctgcagtcattttatcaataattatcttattcTCTCTATATGTTCATATTGAAAACATTGTTTAATTCTTTCGTGAAGAGTTTCGACATTATCAATACACAATTCTGTATACaatgaatttcaaataatatttttaaattttaaataatattaaaaaaaattaatattttaaacttctatttatcttaaaatatttatacaaattttcattgtcataaatatttttacgatgaCATTTGATAAGTACGGACTAATCGTTTAATATGATTACATATTACAATGAGTAGTCAAAGTAAAttagtttaatatatatagtttgattttgtaatattttttgaatgtTCAGAATTAAATATGAGAAATCTTTCGTATTATACTAGGTATGTAAATTCTGTCATGTAATACTAAGGTGATATTATAATGATGCACATCTcccaattttatattattttaaaacttgTATTGATGCTATACACAGAACTCACATTCTCATCGGCGATTTCACATGGAAATTATTAGAACCTATGCCATTTTCTtggtatatttatatctacaatatatgaataattatagaagaaattcataaaaaatatttcgaaaaattatattttcgtttataaaacgattatgtaagaacaataaaattatcaattagaTTATCAATGGATTATTAGCTTTgccatcgaaagaaaaaaagaaatttttaccaAAACTTTAGAAATCGGGAAAATAACgtctaatgaatatttattacaaatgttcattattattactatagatcTTTTTGGATGTTAGATGATATTTTTGcattataatgttttttttacgttaaaaacaaattaaagaatatttactCTAAAATGATgtctaaaatttatttaaggaTACATGAATACGGGTTTCATCATAGAAAAGTAATCATATGTTAATGAAATCGAGTAAAGGTAACAACTTTAATCTAATTGAATTTACATTACCGCCATGGTTCcatattttagatattatcaacagatcaagaaaaaaagtagatcATCCTGTATCCGAACAAATGTTATCCGAATATCCTATTATCCAAACGTTCTACTATGCGAACAGAATGTTTTTCAGTTATAAATACCTCCTTCTGTCACAAATATGTGGTAAGAACGAAGTGTTATAATTGAAACTGTCCTTTGTTTGACCGAACGAATTCTCatcataaaaatgtaatataaagataacaatgtcCGGCGTGACTATGATAAGTAAGCAAAAATTAATGAAGTTTTACTTCAAAAACGTGATTGTACTGTTATACGAAAATTTCACATTTCTAATACTTCCGCCATCCAATTGATTCGAATATAGGAGATTCTACTGTAGAAATTATGACGACAACtcagttaaaaaataaactacaaataaattttaaattaatgaatttgaaATGAAAGGAATTTTTCTCGCATGTGCGTGTATTTATCTTTGAAACTGAAttacttttgtaatattaGAAGTGCTTATATTGTAGTCgtggaaatataaaatgtttggTTTGAACACGCTTAGTCAATAAAAACTTTTGAAAGATTTTGAACTCACGAGAAAGTGACTTTGTAATGAAATAActttacgaaaaaagaaagtattgcaaataaaaatatagttaaGTTTATTGTTTATGCACGCATCTAACATATATGcgaatgtaaaaatttattaatactttctaTAAATGTGTAAAGGTCTTatctcaataataatattcggtTTATAATGCACCtgaatagtatatatagtaatagaGTATTTGTCACAATTGTCAATATTCTTTATCCGAGACAAATTTGTGTTTGTTTCTACACGAAACATTAATTAGGAACGATGAATttaaaatacttattatttttttgtttagtaCAAGCGCTACATTATTGCTACGCGTTTGGTAAATTGTctagtattttataaaattaattgtgattatatttaactttttaaatttacttaaaaaatgtatatatatatattttttttttaatagtaaaCAGATTACTTTAATATCGTCTAAATTCATAATGTTTATAGGTGATCCGTCGTTATCAAATGAATTAGATAGATTCAACCCATGTCCTTACAGTGATGATACTGTTAAGATGATTGTTTTAACAAGgtaatcgattaatcgattatttatgttttttattctgTATGTATAGAGGCGTAacttttttctgcttttttttattttttatttttcttgttccttaagtgtcattattattgctcaaATACAATAGAATATATTGTATTCAAATATCTCTTaacatctatatatttttagggaaaataaaaaatatgatttttatacacTCGATACAATAAAGAATCATAATGAATTCAAGAAATCAACTATAAAACATCAAGTTGTATTCATTACGCATGGTTTTACTTCATCTGCAACCGCAGAAAATTTCGTAGTTATGGCAAAAGCTTTGTTAGATAAAGTAAGATCTCATAATGTGAGAgtacaattattaaaacatttcCTAGAAGAGACAAAGTATtcaagattaataaattaataataattttaagggTAATTATCTCGTAATCTTGACCGATTGGCTGGTGGCTGCTTGTACTAATGAAATTGCAGGGCTGAAACTTGCATATTACCCTTATGCCGCCAGTAATACACGCTTGGTTGGAAATTATATCGCTACGTAAGTCACAGGAAACATATTGAAAAACTTTATTGTTTAattgtacattatatatatatatttcttttatttgttgcTTTCTATAGGGTTACCAAGATGCttgtacaaaaatataatgtgCCAATGGCAAATATACGATTGATCGGACACAGTTTGGGCGCACATATTTCAGGTTTTGCAGGCAAAAAAGTTCAAGAGTTAGGATTAGGAAAATATCCTGAAATTATTGGGCTTGATCCTGCTGGGCCTTCGTTCAAGTCAAATGATTGTTCTCAGAGAATCTGCGAGACAGACGCAAATTATGTtcaaattatacatacatcaAATCGTTTAGGAACAGAGAGAACTCTTGGTACCGTCGATTTCTATATGAATAACGGATATAATCAACCCGGTTGCGGTcttcgtatgtatatattaaattagagGCTTTTTAGATGCAGATTagaatttaaacaaaaatattcagTCAATTATATTATCCGTTTTGCTATATGATTATagaattttacaaataattgtttaataatcTTTACTTTTGCAGCTATTATTGGAGAAACTTGCTCTCATACGAGAGCCGTGAAATACTTTACCGAGTGTATAAAACATGAATGTTGTTTAATTGGAGTCCCAAAGtcaaagtattttatattctttaatatttttcttttttttttgtttaatttgttAAGGAATGAACGTAAAATTATCACTATGcagttaattttttaataagaatatacgATTGACCGACggaataaatacgtatattattattattattattattattttatgtaacaatatattaaaaattcatttgatttttagGAATCCGCAGCCTGTTTCGAAGTGCACAAGAAACGAGTGCGTTTGCGTTGGATTAAACGCAAAGACATATCCTAAAACTGGCTCATTTTATGTACCGGTTGAAAGTAAAGCTCCCTATTGCAataacaaaggaaagaaaatttaattatataaaaaaaaaattactattaatCCAAATGCATTTGTTAACggtaaaatgaataaattaagatttaaaaaataattgtatatgcAAAATGTTACTTCTTATAATCGCAAAATATCTAATGGTTGTCTCTTAACagatttacaaaataaaaagatttatataaacatatattctatttgattttgtttttcagttgtttttattgatggGTTTTGATTTTTAACAAACTCTTAATTTTCTAAGAAATGTTCGAAATGACTTCTTTTCATGTAAATATAATGTCGGCAaacattttatcaataaatatcttatttttttcataagttTGGATTTATTAGAAACTTTGTTGAATTCTTTTACGATGTGTTTTTATTTGCGTGtttagtaaataattaattccatATAATcccataaatataaaataaaagaaaattcaagtaGGACGtacattttaatgaatttttcttactctaattatatatatatatatatatatatatatatatatatatatatatatataataaatgttttaataataatattacacttTCATTTTCTGCATACATTCGGCATacatatttacgaatatatatttaaaggtacacatttttatcaaagagagatagaaaggtgTGGGACTTGGTATAAGTCTtcacttatatattttaaaaatacaattctattttgtataatttatatgttttaagaaaatttattttaatgtatatttctttaaaggatacatacacgtatattctgtacatacatacatgtagcAGTccatttatcataaaatatatagataacaacgctttcattaatataaatacttgACATTTACTAAATACATTGCAATACGGTTATTGCATATTTAAATGAGCGGTCATggataatgaattattatatagtagTTTGGATTCCATAAAACTTTTTGCACTTTAAAATAAAGTAAGACGAATCTTTAGTATTATACGAGAGTGTAGCATCCCTTGTACGATTATTGAGTGgggctatatatatacaaatacaaatcgattttattaatttaatgctTGTATTGGATCTATCCGCACAACTAGGATTTTCACAGTTGATTTCgtataaaaacaaatgaaagaatatttattgcaaattgatgtgtaatatttattttaggaTACATTTATGTAGATTTCATcttcaaaaaataatcatcagttaagaaaatcgaataaacggagcgatctaataaaatttacattattgtCATTCTTCAACATTTTCGATATCATCAACAGatcatgaaataaaaaaaatcctcTCGTATGCAAACGAAAGTTATCTGAATATTCTATTATCCAAACGTTCTACTATGCGAACAGAATGTTTTTCAGTTATAAATACCTCCTTCTGTCACAAATATGTAGTAAGAATAAAGTGTTACAATTGAAACTGTCCTCTGTTTGACCGAACGAATTCTCatcataaaaatgtaatataaagataacaatgtcCGGCGTGACTATGATAAGTAAGCAAAAATTAATGAAGTTTTACTTCAAAAACGTGATTGTACTGTTACACGAAAATTTCACATTTCTAATACTTCCGCCATCCAATTGATTCGAATATAGGAGATTCTACTGTAGAAATTATGACGACAACtcagttaaaaaataaactacaaataaattttaaattaatgaatttgaaATGAAAGGAATTTTTCTCGCATGTGCGTGTATTTATCTTCAAAATTGAAttacttttgtaatattaGAAGTACTTATATTGTAGTCgtggaaatataaaatgtttggTTTGAACACGCTTAGTCAATAAAAACTTTTGAAAGATTTTGAACTCACGAGAAAGTGACTTTGTAATGAAATAActttacgaaaaaagaaagtattgcaaataaaaatatagttaaGTTTATTGTTTATGCACGCATCTAACATATATGcgaatgtaaaaatttattaatactttctaTAAATGTGTAAAGGTCTTatctcaataataatattcggtTTATAATGCACCtgaatagtatatatagtaatagaGTATTTGTCACAATTGTCAATATTCTTTATCCGAGACAAATTTGTGTTTGTTTCTACACGAAACATTAATTAGAAACGATGAATttaaaatacttattatttttttgtttagtaCAAGCGCTACATTATTGCTACGCGTTTGGTAAATTGTctagtattttataaaattaattgtgattatatttaactttttaaatttacttaaaaaatgtatatatatatattttttttttaatagtaaaCAAATTACTTTAATATCGTCTAAATTCATAATGTTTGTAGGTGATCCGTCGTTATCAAATGAATTAGATAGATTCAACCCATGTCCTTACAGTGATGATACTGTTAAGATGATTGTTTTAACAAGgtaatcgattaatcgattatttatgttttttattctgTATGTATAGAGGCGTaacttttttttgcttttttttattttttatttttcttgttccttaagcgtcattattattgctcaaACACAATAGAATATATTGTATTCAAATATCACCTAACATCTATGTATTTTTAGGGAAAACCGAactcataatttttatacactAGATACAATAAAGGAACACAATGAATTTAAGAAATCAATCATAAAACGTCCAATTGTATTCCTTACACATGGTTTTATTTCAACTccaatcgaaaaaaatttcgtgGCTATGTCAGAAGCTTTGTTAAATAAAGTATGATttcataatttgaaaatatgatCATTAAAACATTTACTAGGAGTGTTCAAGATTAATaaagtatttataattttaaggatgattttcttttaatcttgcTCGATTGGCGTGTGGCCGCTTGTACTTATGAATTCTCAGGTATTAAGTATGCATATTATCCTATTGCCGTCAAAAATATACGTTTAGTTGGAAATTATATCGCTACGTAAGTCACAGGTAACATATTGAAAAActttattgtttaattatacattatatatatatatatatatttcttttatttgtttctttctatagGGTTACCAAGATGCttgtacaaaaatataatgtgCCAATGGCAAATATACGATTGATTGGACACAGTTTAGGCGCACATGTTTCAAGTTTTGCAGGCAAAAAAGTTCAAGAGTTAGGATTAGGAAAATATCCTGAAATTATTGGGCTTGATCCTGCTGGGCCTTCGTTCAAGTCAAATAATTGTTCTGAGAGAATCTGCGAGACGGACGCAAATTATGTtcaaattatacatacatcaAGCTTTAAAGGAACATTGAGAACCCTTGGAACTGTCGATTTCTACATGAATAACGGATGTAATCAACCTGGTTGTtctcgtatgtatatattaaattatagtcATTTGGATGCtgataagaattaaaaaaaaataaaaatattctatcaattatattattggcTTTCTCATATGATTATatagttttataaataattatttaataatctttactTTTGTAGTTTTTGATGGAGACTCTTGTTCTCATGCGAGAGCCGTGGAATACTTTACCGAGTGCATAAGACA
This sequence is a window from Vespa crabro chromosome 9, iyVesCrab1.2, whole genome shotgun sequence. Protein-coding genes within it:
- the LOC124426722 gene encoding probable phospholipase A1 magnifin; the protein is MNLKYLLFFCLVQVLHYCYSHGDPSLSNELDRGLIPKCKLVPEEISFILSTRENRNGVFLTLDSLKKGGILQKSDLSSIPVIFLIHGFISSANNSNYMDMTKALLEKNDCMVISIDWRDGACTHEFQILKFIGYPNAVKNTRAVGKYIADFSKLLMQKYKVSLANIRLIGHSLGAQIAGFAGKEYQKFKLGKYPEIIGLDPAGPLFKSNDCSERICETDAHYVQIIHTSNNLGTERTLGTVDFYMNNGYNQPGCYPSFFGETCSHTRAVKYLTECIRHECCLIGVPQSKNPQPVSKCTRKECVCVGLNAKTYPKTGSFYVPVESNAPYCNNKGKKI
- the LOC124426897 gene encoding phospholipase A1 isoform X1, with amino-acid sequence MNLKYLLFFCLVQALHYCYAFGDPSLSNELDRFNPCPYSDDTVKMIVLTRENKKYDFYTLDTIKNHNEFKKSTIKHQVVFITHGFTSSATAENFVVMAKALLDKGNYLVILTDWLVAACTNEIAGLKLAYYPYAASNTRLVGNYIATVTKMLVQKYNVPMANIRLIGHSLGAHISGFAGKKVQELGLGKYPEIIGLDPAGPSFKSNDCSQRICETDANYVQIIHTSNRLGTERTLGTVDFYMNNGYNQPGCGLPIIGETCSHTRAVKYFTECIKHECCLIGVPKSKNPQPVSKCTRNECVCVGLNAKTYPKTGSFYVPVESKAPYCNNKGKKI
- the LOC124426897 gene encoding phospholipase A1 isoform X2 — translated: MIVLTRENKKYDFYTLDTIKNHNEFKKSTIKHQVVFITHGFTSSATAENFVVMAKALLDKGNYLVILTDWLVAACTNEIAGLKLAYYPYAASNTRLVGNYIATVTKMLVQKYNVPMANIRLIGHSLGAHISGFAGKKVQELGLGKYPEIIGLDPAGPSFKSNDCSQRICETDANYVQIIHTSNRLGTERTLGTVDFYMNNGYNQPGCGLPIIGETCSHTRAVKYFTECIKHECCLIGVPKSKNPQPVSKCTRNECVCVGLNAKTYPKTGSFYVPVESKAPYCNNKGKKI
- the LOC124426898 gene encoding phospholipase A1 1-like isoform X1, producing MNLKYLLFFCLVQALHYCYAFGDPSLSNELDRFNPCPYSDDTVKMIVLTRENRTHNFYTLDTIKEHNEFKKSIIKRPIVFLTHGFISTPIEKNFVAMSEALLNKDDFLLILLDWRVAACTYEFSGIKYAYYPIAVKNIRLVGNYIATVTKMLVQKYNVPMANIRLIGHSLGAHVSSFAGKKVQELGLGKYPEIIGLDPAGPSFKSNNCSERICETDANYVQIIHTSSFKGTLRTLGTVDFYMNNGCNQPGCSLFDGDSCSHARAVEYFTECIRHECCLIGVPKSKNPQPVSTCTRNECVCVGLDAKTYPKTGSFYVPVESKAPYCNNKGKKI
- the LOC124426898 gene encoding phospholipase A1-like isoform X2 — encoded protein: MIVLTRENRTHNFYTLDTIKEHNEFKKSIIKRPIVFLTHGFISTPIEKNFVAMSEALLNKDDFLLILLDWRVAACTYEFSGIKYAYYPIAVKNIRLVGNYIATVTKMLVQKYNVPMANIRLIGHSLGAHVSSFAGKKVQELGLGKYPEIIGLDPAGPSFKSNNCSERICETDANYVQIIHTSSFKGTLRTLGTVDFYMNNGCNQPGCSLFDGDSCSHARAVEYFTECIRHECCLIGVPKSKNPQPVSTCTRNECVCVGLDAKTYPKTGSFYVPVESKAPYCNNKGKKI